The region CAGCGCTCTTTCCGCGGCATTGTTCGTCATGCAGGTTCTGCCGTCGTCCGCATAGCGGGCAAAGTCGGCCCAGCGCGACAGCATGTAGTCGATCGGTCCGCTCACCGGCGATGAGCGCGACAGGCTGGCCCGCTCGGCGCGCAACCATTCCTCCATATCACCCAGCAGCGGCTTGCTCTTTTCCTGCCGGACGGCGAACCGCTCGGCCGCGCTCAGGCCGTTGATCTCGCGCTCGATGGCGAACAAGGCATCGATGCGCTTGACGGCTTCAAGGGCCACCGGCGAGATCGGTTTGGCTCCTTTTCCGCGCCGGGCGTTGCGAGCCACATCGGCTAGCTCGAAGAACTTCCGGCGCGCATGGGCGAAGCAGAATGCAGGCGTCGCCGGCATCTGTTTCTTCGTCCGGTCGAACAGCGGATTGAAGCCGTTGTAGCAGTCGGCCTGAAGGATGCCGCTGAACTCGGCCAGATGCCTTTGCGGGTGCTCACCACGCCGGTCACTGGAGGCGTAGAACACTGCAGCCGGCGGCGCAGGTCCTGCGAAGGGCTGATCATCGCGCACGTAAACCCAGATACGCCCGGTTGTGCATTTGCCCTTGGCCAGGATCGGGATCGTCGTATCATCGCCATGAAGCCGGTCGGCCTCGAACACATGGGCCTCGATCAGGTCGAAGAGCGGCTTGACGGCGAAAGTGACGTGGCCGACCTGATCGGCCAGCGTCTGGGTCGATAGGTCGATGCCCTCGCATTTGAAGCGCGTGCTCTGGCGGTTCAGCGGGATGTGCTGACCGAACTTGTCGAACATGATCGTTGCCAGCAGTTGAGGCCCGATGAAGCCACGCGGCGTGGCATGGAACGGTGCGGGAGCCTGGCTGATCGCCTCGCAATCGCGGCAGGTAAACTTCTCGCGCACCGTCTCGATCACCTTGAAGCGGCGCGGGATCTCCTCCAGCGTTTCCGTCACGTCTTCGCCCAGCTTCGACAGCCGCGAGCCACCGCAGCAGGCACATGCCGACGGCGCTTCGATGACGATGCGTTCGCGCTCGACGTCTTCGGGCCACGGCTTGCGCACCGGACGCTTGCGGACGAGGGCACGTACGGACTGCGTTTTAGCGGCGGCCTCTTGCGCCGCCAGTTCGTCCTCGGCGGCCGACGCCACGAGCTCCTCGAGCTGCAGTTCCAACTGGTCTATCAGCCGCTGCGTGCGTTCGCGGCGCGGCCCGTACTTCTCGCGCTCCAGCTTGCCGATCAGCAACTGCAAATGCGTGTTCAACGCCTCGATGCTGGACAGCCGCGCCTTCGCGTTGGCAGCTTCCGCTTCAGCCTGGAGCCGCGCGGCGCGTTCGAACAGCAGCGCCGCATGAGCGCTGGCAAGGTCCGATGGCAAGGAAAGCGGCGGCAATGTCACGACGACATTGAATCAGATTTCACAGCAATATCAATGCATAAATGCAGTCAGACCCGGCTGGGACGCCAGGTTTCCTGCGGCGCGCGCCAGTCAATTCCGGACAGTAGATAGGAAAGCTGCGCCGACGAGATTGCCACCGCGCCACCCTCGGCGGAAGGCCAGATAAACCTTCCTCGTTCCAATTTTTTCGTGAACAGGCAGGCCCCCTGGCCATCGTGCCAAACGACCTTGATCAGATCGCCGCGCTTGCCCCTGAAGCAGAACAGATGGCCGCCCAGCGGGTCATGCTTCAGCACCTCCTGCACCCGCAGCGCCAGCGACGGGAACCCGCACCGCATGTCCGTATGGCCCGTCGCCAACCACACCCGAACGCCTGTCGGGATCGAGATCATCGCAGCGTCTCCAGCCCGCGCAGGATTCGCAGCAGCGCATCGACATCAACGTCGCGCTCGACAATGACGCGCCGGCCGTTTGCGCTCAGTACCTCCATGCGGCCGCTACCCACTACCGGATTCGATGGACCCGGCACGTCCGGCGTGATCAACGCCGGTACGAAGCCCTCGATCCGAATGCTGCCAAGATTGCCGGCCTGTGCCAACTGACGCCAGCGGTACAGTTGCGAGCGGGAAACCCCATGCTTCACCGCCGTCGCGGAGACCTGGCGACCATCGCCAGAAAAGCCTTCTTCAAGAATTTGGAGCTTCGCCTCGTCGGTGAAGCGCCGCCGCCGCCCCGTATCGACGATCGCCAACCGGCTCACCGGTGTCCCAAAACTGTCCTTATGCCTGTCCATAAGGACAAAACGACAGATTCACATCACGCCCTCAAGGCGGCCGCCGTCGGATGCTTACGGTGCAGCCCCTCAATTGCACGCGACCTGCTGGCCGGCCAGCGTCTCCCCGTGTCACATCGCGGCCCTGTCCCGCGCGCCGATCCTCTCCTCTCTGCCCGTCATAATCGCAATCCTCAACGCGAGGCGCGGCCGGCAACCTGTTGCAGACAGTTTCCAGCGTGCGATTGGTCGAACCGGGCCTGTCGGCGTTGCTGGAGCGCAAAGAAACTTGATCCAACGTTTTTCAATTTACGAATGGGACACGGATGTCCCATCCTCAAATTGAATCGGCGTGCGCTCAAATCGGAGAAAGGCAAGATGCAGTGCACCGCATGATTGGAAGCGCCTGGCGCGTTTACCGGCAACACGGGATGGTCGTGATCGACACTCCTACCCCGCTTATGTCGCGCAGATGCGACACAAGACGCTCTTGCGTCTCAGATATCTGACATTCCCCAGGCTTTCCGGAACGATTGCGACCTCTCCGCGGAAAAGCAACGACCACGCCGGCCTGGTTCCTTGCAAGCGCTCCACCCAATCTCACGTAGTGATCATACGTAGTGACAAGAGGAACGACGAAAATGCCGAGAGCGGAGAGCGGGAGCCGGGGACAGGAAGCGACCCGGCAATGGCGCAAGAAGGTCAAGAGGGAACGCCGGCCCGAGACCGATGCCGTCGACACGGCCCTGGCGGCCGCGGTCACCGTGTACCGGCACGTCGCGGAGGCGCGCCGCTCGAAGCGTGACGTAACGCGTGCATCGGGCATGGAACTGATGGCCATAAACTTCCTGGTCTCGAAGGGTTATGCCGTCGAGCACGCCACCCGCCAGGTCCGTCGTCGGGTTCGGCGCATGGATGCCGAGATGCTTGTTCCTCTGGTGAACGGACCGGCCGACAGGGTGGCAAATCCGGGAGGGTTTCCGCCGGCAACATGACCTTGTTTTCGAACCGTGCTTTTTCTCCGACCTCCCCCCGTTACTTCATGGTTCTGAATCCGGCTTTCGTAAAAGCACGTAGTGACGTCGTTCCTTGCAAGCCGACGTCGGATGATCTCCGCAGCCGATAAATTTGAGGAGATCGACAATGGAGAAGCTATCGGAAATTGCGCAGAGCCTGGATGCGCGCCTCAAGATCGCCGCGACAACACATGGCCTCGATCTGGAAAAGCTGGCCGGGAGGACGCTCGTCGAGGGCATTCTGAGGTACTGGGCGCAGGGAATGGGACCGGCCCCGGTCCTGCTGACAGGCGGACTGCTGTTCGACCAAACCGTTCGTGAAACGCGCGATGCCGATATCGCGATATCCCGCCGCTACCGGTGCGACGACATCGTGCGCGGCATGGAGACTATTGCCCGGCTCCTCGAGCGCGAAGGTATGCGGCTGGATTTCACCGCCCCTGTGCCGCAGGCCGACACTGGATGCGGCAACTCCGTGGAGCGATGGATCATTGAGGGCAAGGTCGGCGGTGTCGCCGCCAGCGCCAGCCTCAATATGGACCCGCGGCGCGGGGCCGGCGCTGTCATCGAGGCGATCGAGCTTTCCGAAATTCCGTCGCTGGTCTCGGGCATCCCGCCGCTCGCCATCGCCTGCCAGCCGCTGGAAGTCGTCGCCGCCGAGACGCTGCTCGCGGTGATGTTTCAGCCGGAATCGGATTTCCGTATCCGGCACCTCGCGGATGTTATCGACGAGCGTCTCTGGGCGGACGTGGATTGCCGGGACGTCGCCCGAGAGATGATCGGCGTCTGCCGCTATCGGGGCATCGATGTCCGCGATCTGCCGGCGACGCTCGATTGGCCCGCGATCCAACGCCTTGAACCATCGTGGGAAAGGCACCGGGCGGCGGGAAAGACCACGCTTTCCATCTTCTCGGCGTGGATCGACGCAGCCTACCTCTGGTCCGAGGTGAAGGCCGAACTCGGCCTCAGACACAAGCCGTTCGTGGTCCAGCGCCCGGGTTCAAGCGTAGCGAGGATGTTCGCATGAAGTCGCCTCGCAAACATCCTGAATGGCGGCCGGCGGTGGAAGCCTTCTGCCGCGAACTGGACATTCCCAACCGCCAGCACATGCTGATCGACAACCTGATCGCCCCCAGCCTCGGCCGCGTTTACATGAAATTCTGGATCGCGCAGGACCGTATCGATCCCGAGATCGTGATCGATCCCACCGATCGCAGCGATGACCCGCGCTGGCACCAGAGCGACGGATGGCCCATCCGCGGCGGCTTAGAGGACGAGATTCTCCGACGCAAGTGGGAGCGGCGGGCGGCGCTCTATTTCCGCTGGAACGCGCCGGATATCTGGTACGTCGCCGACTGGCTGATCTATGCGGTGGCGACCAATGCGCCGTGGCTTCACATTCACGATCCTCACGGCGAGCCGAAAAAGCTGGCGAAGTGCGGGAGCCTGGAGCAGCTCGTTCGTGAAGCGAACAAGGGCTTCCGGTTCCGGCCGGAAGACAGGCTCCACGACGGCAATCTGCCGGCCGTCGCCATTCCCGAGCCGGGTCCCGATGACGAATCCGAAATCGCCGACCTCGGTGCCGGCCATATGCTTGTCCAGCTCCTGACGCCACTCGCGCTTCGCATCGAAGGCGCCCGCATGCGCCACTGTCTGAGCCACGGCGGCTATGACATCCGGCTCCGGGATTCACGCTTCAGGTACTACTCGGTGCGCGGCCCCGACGGCCTGCCGATCGCGACCCTGGAACTCGCGGGCGATGTGGTGCGGCAATTCCGTGGGCCGAGGGATGCCCGGCCATCGGAGGCGGTCGTCGATCTTATGTCTCGACATGCGGCGGAAAACCAGTGGCGGGGATACGAGGAAGCATCCGTTGGCAGGTTTCTGCGGGATTGGGACGAATGGCACCGCTTCCTCGGCGACGATGTTCTTCGTGCCCTCGACGGTGTTGAAGGTGCCCGCCCCGTCACGGACGAGGAACTGGCGGAAATGGTCCGCGCCAACAACGGCGCGCTGCCCACCCGCCGCCAGCAACGATGATCGTGCCGGCGACGGATTGCGCCGACGGAACCGGCGCAGCACACTTGAGAAACGGCCCATCAAGGGCGGAATGAAATGGGGATGACCATGGACATCATGGAAGCAACCGTGAGGCGCTTGCCGTATCATGACCCGGCCGAGCGTCCGGTCGCGGAGGCCCGGCAGGCCGAGATCGATGCATTCGAGCGGGAGGTTCGCGACCATGGCTGAACTCCCCGTTTATGACGACCCCATCCTGACCTGGGACGACATCGCCGACGATCTCGCGATAGCCGGAGATGAGCAGGAAGACGACAGGTTGCGGCTTGACCTGGAGACGGTGCGCTTTGTCCCCGCCCTCGACGGACGCGGTCTGCAGAGGGTGATAGGGGTTTATGGGCCGGAATCCGCATGGATCAGACGGTGGGAGGAGCAATGGCGGCTGGATGTCGCCGACGCGACCTGCCATCCCGCCGTCATTCGATGACACTCAAGGCCCCGGTGGTATGAGCGGGGTCGGTTATTGAATTCCAGAATCGGGCGGAGATAGCGCGTCCCGAAGCTCACGGCCGCCAGCCTCGCGTGAATCCTCGGCCCATTGCGATTATCGCAATCTTAAGTCTTTCCTCGACCGTGTCACGCTCGGCGATCAGCGTTCTCAATGCCTCGAGCGCATTGCCGTTGTGAAGGCGCAGCACCTCGATCGCCTCGTCTTGCACGGCGCGTTCTTTTTGTTGGCATATCTCGCTCATTGAAGGCGCAGTTCAAGCTGCTTTTTGTGCTTCAGCACGTAAAGCGGCTTTGCGGTCGCCGCCTCCAGCTTGCGCCGGTTCTCGGCGCGAACGGCGAGCTGCTTTTCCCGGAGCGCGCGGCAGGCGGCGACTTCGGCAAGGGCTCTTTCGATGCTGTCGGTTTGCATTGGCAACCTCCTATGTTCCCTTTATGTTCTATTTTTCCGGAAAGGAGTCAAGGGGCGAACCGGGGTTTCTTCTGCTGTGACAGGTCAGCCGGCTATGTGAATGCGGGCTCTATTCCCGGTCTCTGCATGCCATCGGAATTCAAACGAGCATCGCCCGGATAAATCGAGCATTACCCTTAATATAAAAATGCGATTTCTCTATAGTTCGCCGTTTTATATTGTAGAAACGCAGCATGTTCTTTGCCCTTATTCAGAAGGTAATCAAATTTCTTCCGAAGAAGTATTGCGCGATCATTTGGAATGAACCATCATTTTTACATGAGAAACAAAGGTGTTGTCTCGCCGCCGGTTGAAGTCCGGCGTCACCATGAACACGGAACATTGAAATGGCTCAGTTAACGAACTCGTATTCACCTGCTGCTGCATCGAATCCCGCCGACAATCCACGCTTTGACGATCACACGGTTACGGTGTCACTGGCGAAGAGATGGACCTGGACGATCTCGCCGTCCGAAGCTCTCCTGTGGTTCTTCGGATCCCGAGAGCAACTGCACACAGCCCTTGGCAACGAGGACGAGCGTGCGATCGGCACTGTCTGTCTCGCGATGCGCATGATGAAGCTGGCCGCCGCCGACTACGAAATTCTCGCTGGCAGGGATCTGGCTGCGGAAGCGGCGATCGACGCGGCTTTCGAAAACCGGGCGATCAATGCTGGTTGCTGGAGGCGGGACGGTGAGACCGTCTGGCAGGACTTTGCCGAGCTGTTTTTCAACTTCGATGA is a window of Shinella zoogloeoides DNA encoding:
- the tnpC gene encoding IS66 family transposase; its protein translation is MTLPPLSLPSDLASAHAALLFERAARLQAEAEAANAKARLSSIEALNTHLQLLIGKLEREKYGPRRERTQRLIDQLELQLEELVASAAEDELAAQEAAAKTQSVRALVRKRPVRKPWPEDVERERIVIEAPSACACCGGSRLSKLGEDVTETLEEIPRRFKVIETVREKFTCRDCEAISQAPAPFHATPRGFIGPQLLATIMFDKFGQHIPLNRQSTRFKCEGIDLSTQTLADQVGHVTFAVKPLFDLIEAHVFEADRLHGDDTTIPILAKGKCTTGRIWVYVRDDQPFAGPAPPAAVFYASSDRRGEHPQRHLAEFSGILQADCYNGFNPLFDRTKKQMPATPAFCFAHARRKFFELADVARNARRGKGAKPISPVALEAVKRIDALFAIEREINGLSAAERFAVRQEKSKPLLGDMEEWLRAERASLSRSSPVSGPIDYMLSRWADFARYADDGRTCMTNNAAERALRGVACGRKAWLFAGSERGADRAAVMLTLIMTARLNDVDPKAWLADVLAHIADLPASRLHEMLPWEWKRLRQAEIQARQQAA
- a CDS encoding nucleotidyl transferase AbiEii/AbiGii toxin family protein, with the protein product MEKLSEIAQSLDARLKIAATTHGLDLEKLAGRTLVEGILRYWAQGMGPAPVLLTGGLLFDQTVRETRDADIAISRRYRCDDIVRGMETIARLLEREGMRLDFTAPVPQADTGCGNSVERWIIEGKVGGVAASASLNMDPRRGAGAVIEAIELSEIPSLVSGIPPLAIACQPLEVVAAETLLAVMFQPESDFRIRHLADVIDERLWADVDCRDVAREMIGVCRYRGIDVRDLPATLDWPAIQRLEPSWERHRAAGKTTLSIFSAWIDAAYLWSEVKAELGLRHKPFVVQRPGSSVARMFA
- the tnpA gene encoding IS66-like element accessory protein TnpA, with product MDRHKDSFGTPVSRLAIVDTGRRRRFTDEAKLQILEEGFSGDGRQVSATAVKHGVSRSQLYRWRQLAQAGNLGSIRIEGFVPALITPDVPGPSNPVVGSGRMEVLSANGRRVIVERDVDVDALLRILRGLETLR
- the tnpB gene encoding IS66 family insertion sequence element accessory protein TnpB (TnpB, as the term is used for proteins encoded by IS66 family insertion elements, is considered an accessory protein, since TnpC, encoded by a neighboring gene, is a DDE family transposase.); protein product: MISIPTGVRVWLATGHTDMRCGFPSLALRVQEVLKHDPLGGHLFCFRGKRGDLIKVVWHDGQGACLFTKKLERGRFIWPSAEGGAVAISSAQLSYLLSGIDWRAPQETWRPSRV